One Sediminicola sp. YIK13 DNA segment encodes these proteins:
- a CDS encoding DUF1684 domain-containing protein has translation MRYLYVILLLLVLGCKEKKYHSENKVDIPANGSTALGEILEFQKKMNQEFKDPESSPLPDRYRMDFNGLSFFQPDTTYRVVAKFVRTPEAVPFMMPTTTDRKSKEVTYGVAYFSLKGEQYQLEVYQNQELMLEEKYKDYLFLPFLDETNGEETYSGGRYIDLSIPDGDSLIIDFNRAYNPYCAYNKKYSCPIVPTVNSMSVKVMAGVKAFMPGDN, from the coding sequence ATGAGATATTTATATGTGATACTGCTTTTGCTTGTCCTAGGATGTAAAGAAAAGAAATATCATTCAGAAAACAAGGTTGATATCCCAGCGAACGGGTCTACTGCCCTTGGTGAAATTCTGGAATTTCAGAAAAAAATGAATCAAGAATTCAAAGACCCTGAGTCTTCCCCTTTGCCTGACCGATATCGCATGGATTTTAACGGCCTGTCTTTTTTTCAACCTGATACTACCTACAGGGTGGTAGCAAAATTTGTACGTACCCCTGAAGCAGTACCTTTTATGATGCCTACAACAACGGATAGGAAATCAAAGGAAGTCACTTATGGCGTGGCTTATTTTTCACTGAAGGGCGAACAGTATCAATTGGAGGTTTATCAGAACCAGGAGCTGATGTTGGAGGAGAAGTATAAGGACTATTTGTTCCTTCCTTTTTTAGATGAGACAAACGGAGAAGAAACCTATTCTGGGGGACGTTATATTGACTTAAGTATTCCTGACGGAGATAGCTTGATCATAGATTTTAATAGGGCCTATAATCCTTATTGCGCGTACAATAAAAAATATTCCTGCCCAATAGTGCCAACAGTTAATTCCATGTCTGTAAAGGTTATGGCCGGGGTAAAGGCATTTATGCCTGGTGATAATTAA
- a CDS encoding Lrp/AsnC family transcriptional regulator, whose translation MNIKIDDLNWGILKCLQDNARESFANIGRTVGLTPPAVAERVKKMEDMGILEGYKAVVSHTQTGYQLRAIITLRAFMGKLKPFLDTVGTFEEVLNCYRITGNENIIMEVVLKDQFHLEKFIDKLIQYGETRTHIILSDIVSDAPIKKRRNN comes from the coding sequence TTGAATATAAAGATCGATGATTTAAATTGGGGAATCCTAAAATGTCTTCAGGATAATGCGAGGGAATCCTTTGCCAATATTGGTCGTACAGTAGGGCTTACCCCGCCTGCAGTGGCGGAACGTGTCAAGAAAATGGAGGACATGGGTATATTAGAGGGTTATAAGGCAGTTGTATCACATACGCAGACGGGATATCAGCTCCGTGCCATAATCACCCTCCGTGCATTTATGGGAAAATTGAAACCATTTTTGGATACTGTAGGCACTTTTGAGGAGGTTCTTAACTGCTACAGGATAACAGGGAATGAAAATATAATAATGGAAGTAGTATTAAAGGATCAATTTCATTTGGAGAAGTTTATAGACAAATTGATACAGTATGGTGAGACCCGGACCCATATTATTCTTTCTGATATAGTGTCTGATGCCCCCATAAAAAAGAGAAGAAATAATTAA
- a CDS encoding DJ-1/PfpI family protein: MGKTFLIFTVFMSILLAGCGKNKGSRNIPETKRHVPNIVPNRYNVAFLIMDGTFNTEFTAPYDIFQHTQFREGIKAMNVFTVANTLKPITTFEGLRILPDYDYTEDDLPKIDILVVPSAEHHLDSDLRDTTMINFIKMVDKKAQFMTSHCDGAFVLAKAGILDNSTSTTFPSDIETYQKKFPNLKVQDSVLFVHDGKYITSAGGAKSFEAALYLCELLYGKEIAQSLAKGLVIEWDLDLIPHLIVH, translated from the coding sequence ATGGGTAAGACCTTTTTAATTTTCACGGTTTTTATGAGCATCCTATTAGCTGGGTGCGGTAAAAATAAAGGATCAAGAAATATTCCTGAGACTAAAAGACATGTGCCCAATATTGTACCTAACAGGTATAATGTGGCCTTTTTGATCATGGATGGCACTTTTAACACAGAGTTCACTGCTCCCTATGATATTTTTCAACACACGCAGTTTAGGGAAGGGATCAAAGCGATGAATGTATTTACGGTTGCCAACACCCTAAAACCGATAACCACATTTGAAGGCCTGAGGATCCTGCCAGATTACGATTATACCGAAGACGACTTACCAAAAATAGATATATTGGTAGTTCCAAGTGCTGAACACCATCTGGACAGCGATCTAAGGGATACAACCATGATCAATTTTATAAAAATGGTCGACAAAAAGGCCCAATTCATGACTTCCCATTGCGATGGTGCTTTTGTTTTGGCCAAAGCAGGGATTTTGGACAATAGCACCTCCACCACTTTTCCGAGTGATATTGAAACTTACCAAAAAAAATTTCCAAACCTAAAGGTACAGGATAGTGTCCTATTTGTTCACGACGGAAAATATATCACCTCAGCAGGTGGGGCCAAAAGTTTTGAAGCTGCGCTCTATTTATGTGAACTATTATACGGCAAGGAGATTGCACAATCCTTAGCTAAAGGACTTGTTATTGAGTGGGATCTCGATTTAATTCCACACCTTATTGTTCATTAA